In the Microvirgula aerodenitrificans DSM 15089 genome, one interval contains:
- the plsX gene encoding phosphate acyltransferase PlsX produces MTLTVAVDAMGGDVGVGVTVPASLAFLDRHPDVKLILVGLPDLIESELKRLGRAPGEQLTIHPATEVVGMDDSPQSALKNKKDSSMRVAINLVKDGVAQAIVSAGNTGALMATARFVLKTIPGIDRPAIAKMLPSMNGTTCVLDLGANVDCTPEQLLQFGIMGAMLVEGVMKKPNPTVGLLNIGSEEIKGSDNVKQAAELLRHSGLNFVGNVEGNDIYHGSVDVVVTDGFTGNVALKTSEGLAHMVATFLKEEFTRNLLTRLCALAALPVLNRFKKRVDSRRYNGASLVGLRGIVVKSHGGTDSLGFRCALEQAIDEVRADVVRHTSEHVGQQLARIDAAAAASPKI; encoded by the coding sequence ATGACTCTCACCGTAGCTGTCGACGCGATGGGGGGGGACGTCGGGGTCGGCGTGACCGTACCCGCTTCGCTCGCCTTTCTTGACCGCCATCCCGACGTCAAGCTCATCCTGGTCGGACTCCCCGACCTTATCGAATCCGAACTGAAACGCCTTGGCCGAGCGCCGGGTGAGCAGTTGACCATCCATCCCGCCACGGAAGTGGTCGGCATGGACGATTCACCGCAATCCGCGCTGAAGAACAAGAAAGACTCGTCGATGCGGGTCGCCATCAACCTGGTCAAGGACGGGGTTGCCCAGGCGATCGTGTCGGCCGGCAATACCGGTGCCCTGATGGCCACCGCGCGTTTCGTCCTGAAAACCATCCCCGGCATTGATCGTCCGGCCATCGCCAAGATGCTGCCGTCGATGAACGGCACCACCTGCGTGCTGGACCTTGGCGCCAACGTCGACTGCACGCCGGAACAGCTGCTGCAGTTCGGCATCATGGGTGCGATGCTGGTCGAAGGCGTGATGAAGAAGCCGAATCCGACCGTCGGGCTGCTGAATATCGGCTCGGAAGAGATCAAGGGCAGCGACAACGTCAAACAGGCGGCGGAGCTGCTGCGACATTCCGGCCTCAACTTCGTCGGCAACGTCGAAGGCAACGATATCTATCACGGCAGTGTCGATGTGGTGGTGACCGACGGCTTTACCGGCAATGTCGCCCTGAAAACTTCCGAAGGACTCGCCCACATGGTGGCGACCTTCCTGAAGGAGGAATTCACCCGCAATCTGCTGACCCGCTTGTGTGCACTGGCCGCATTGCCGGTGCTCAACCGCTTCAAGAAACGGGTAGACTCCCGCCGATACAACGGGGCGAGCCTGGTCGGTTTGCGCGGCATTGTGGTCAAGAGCCACGGCGGGACCGACAGCCTCGGTTTTCGCTGCGCGCTGGAACAGGCGATCGACGAGGTGCGTGCCGACGTCGTGCGCCACACCAGCGAGCACGTGGGGCAGCAACTGGCCCGAATCGACGCTGCGGCGGCGGCCAGCCCCAAAATCTGA
- a CDS encoding glutathione S-transferase family protein, with amino-acid sequence MKLFASLTSPYARKVRIALLEKRIDCQLEVINPWDDSVALKGINPLGKVPTLLLDDGTVLYDSRVIVEYLDALSPVSKLLPGDTRGLMQVKRWQALADGILDAGTAVFHERKRPATEQSDSAARRQYGKIESGLEALSLELADRPWCYGNGMTLADISVGACLGWLSLRLPELEWRTRYPNLELLFDKLETRQSFIDTVPPVV; translated from the coding sequence ATGAAACTCTTTGCTTCGCTGACCAGCCCCTATGCCCGCAAGGTGCGTATCGCCCTGCTGGAAAAACGCATTGACTGCCAACTGGAAGTCATCAATCCGTGGGACGACAGTGTGGCGCTGAAGGGAATCAATCCGTTGGGGAAGGTGCCCACGCTGCTGCTGGACGACGGCACCGTGCTGTACGACTCGCGCGTCATCGTCGAGTATCTGGACGCCCTGTCGCCGGTCAGCAAACTGCTGCCGGGCGACACGCGCGGGCTGATGCAGGTCAAGCGCTGGCAGGCGCTGGCCGACGGCATCCTCGATGCCGGCACGGCGGTGTTCCACGAACGCAAGCGCCCCGCCACCGAGCAGAGCGACAGTGCGGCACGCCGCCAGTACGGCAAGATCGAATCCGGCCTCGAGGCCCTGTCGCTCGAACTGGCCGACCGGCCCTGGTGTTACGGCAACGGGATGACGCTGGCGGACATCTCCGTCGGCGCCTGTCTCGGCTGGCTCAGCCTGCGTCTGCCGGAACTGGAATGGCGCACGCGCTACCCGAATCTGGAATTGCTGTTCGACAAGCTGGAAACCCGGCAGAGCTTTATCGATACCGTGCCGCCGGTCGTCTGA
- the fabG gene encoding 3-oxoacyl-ACP reductase FabG: METNDMTLQGKIALVTGASRGIGAAIADTLARQGAIVVGTATSESGAAAISERLQAIGQGQGYEFNSNQGGEAVDRLIKFVEETYGPLTILVNNAGITRDQLLMRMKDDDWDAIMDTNLKSVYRLSKAVLRGMMKARWGRIISIASVVGSMGNAGQCNYAAAKAAIMGFSKSLAREVGSRGITVNCVAPGFIETDMTRDLPQAQREALEQQIALGRLGGVQDIADAVEFLASDRAGYITGQTLHVNGGMLMP; encoded by the coding sequence ATGGAGACGAATGACATGACGCTGCAAGGCAAAATTGCGCTGGTGACCGGTGCGTCGCGCGGCATTGGCGCCGCCATCGCCGACACCCTGGCCCGTCAGGGCGCCATCGTGGTGGGGACCGCCACTTCCGAGTCCGGCGCGGCGGCGATCAGCGAGCGGCTGCAGGCGATCGGCCAGGGCCAGGGCTACGAGTTCAACAGCAATCAGGGCGGCGAAGCCGTCGACCGTCTGATCAAATTTGTTGAAGAAACGTATGGACCTCTGACGATTCTCGTCAATAATGCCGGGATTACGCGTGACCAGTTGCTGATGCGGATGAAGGACGACGACTGGGACGCGATCATGGATACCAACCTGAAGTCGGTTTACCGGCTCTCGAAAGCGGTGCTCAGGGGTATGATGAAGGCCCGCTGGGGCCGCATCATCAGCATCGCCTCGGTGGTGGGCTCGATGGGCAATGCCGGCCAGTGCAACTATGCGGCGGCCAAGGCGGCGATCATGGGCTTCTCGAAGTCGCTGGCGCGCGAAGTCGGCAGCCGCGGCATCACGGTCAACTGCGTGGCACCGGGCTTTATCGAGACCGACATGACCCGCGACCTGCCGCAGGCACAGCGTGAAGCGCTCGAGCAGCAGATCGCGCTGGGGCGCCTTGGCGGCGTGCAGGACATTGCCGATGCAGTCGAATTTCTGGCGTCGGACCGGGCCGGATACATCACCGGTCAGACGCTTCATGTGAACGGCGGAATGCTGATGCCGTAA
- the ahcY gene encoding adenosylhomocysteinase yields the protein MNAVADKFTDYLVADLSLAAWGRKELSIAETEMPGLMALRAEYGDSKPLKGARIAGSLHMTIQTGVLIETLIALGAEVRWASCNIFSTQDQAAAAIAAAGIPVFAFKGESLDEYWDYAHRIFEWPEGQPANMILDDGGDATLLLVLGAKAEQDRSVIARPGNEEETSLFASIAAHLEIDPGWYSKRLAAIRGVTEETTTGVHRLYQMEKDGRLPFPAFNVNDSVTKSKFDNLYGCRESLVDGIKRATDVMIAGKVAVVLGYGDVGKGCAQSLRGLGATVWVTEIDPICALQAAMEGYRVVTMDDACAQGDIFVTTTGNVGVITHDHMKRMRNNAIVCNIGHFDSEIEVASLRQYTWDNIKPQVDHIVFPDGKRIILLAEGRLVNLGCATGHPSFVMSNSFTNQVLAQMEIFQHGEQYGKQVYVLPKHLDEKVARLHLERIGANLTVLSDEQAAYIGVDKSGPYKPAHYRY from the coding sequence ATGAACGCTGTGGCTGACAAATTCACTGATTACCTGGTTGCTGACCTCTCCCTCGCGGCCTGGGGCCGCAAGGAACTGTCGATCGCCGAAACCGAAATGCCCGGCCTGATGGCTCTGCGCGCCGAATACGGCGACAGCAAGCCGCTGAAGGGCGCACGCATTGCCGGCTCGCTGCACATGACCATCCAGACCGGCGTGCTGATCGAAACGCTGATCGCGCTGGGCGCCGAAGTGCGCTGGGCCTCGTGCAACATCTTCTCGACCCAGGACCAGGCCGCAGCCGCCATCGCTGCCGCCGGCATCCCGGTGTTCGCCTTCAAGGGTGAATCGCTGGACGAGTACTGGGACTACGCGCACCGCATCTTCGAATGGCCGGAAGGTCAGCCGGCGAACATGATTCTCGACGACGGCGGCGACGCCACGCTGCTGCTGGTGCTCGGCGCCAAGGCCGAACAGGACCGCAGCGTGATCGCCAGGCCGGGCAACGAAGAGGAAACCTCGCTGTTCGCCTCGATCGCCGCTCACCTGGAAATCGACCCGGGCTGGTACTCGAAGCGCCTGGCCGCCATCCGCGGCGTGACCGAAGAAACCACCACCGGCGTGCATCGCCTGTACCAGATGGAAAAGGACGGCCGCCTGCCGTTCCCGGCCTTCAACGTCAACGACTCGGTGACCAAGTCCAAGTTCGACAACCTGTACGGCTGCCGCGAAAGCCTGGTCGACGGCATCAAGCGCGCCACCGACGTGATGATCGCCGGCAAGGTCGCCGTGGTGCTCGGCTACGGTGACGTGGGCAAGGGTTGCGCCCAGAGCCTGCGCGGTCTCGGCGCCACGGTGTGGGTCACGGAAATCGATCCGATCTGCGCGCTGCAGGCGGCGATGGAAGGCTACCGCGTCGTCACCATGGACGATGCCTGCGCCCAGGGCGACATTTTCGTCACCACCACCGGCAACGTCGGCGTGATCACCCACGATCACATGAAGCGGATGCGCAACAATGCCATCGTCTGCAACATCGGCCACTTCGACAGCGAAATCGAAGTCGCCAGCCTGCGCCAGTACACCTGGGACAACATCAAGCCGCAGGTCGACCATATCGTGTTCCCGGACGGCAAGCGCATCATCCTGCTGGCCGAAGGCCGCCTGGTGAACCTCGGTTGCGCGACCGGTCACCCGAGTTTCGTGATGAGCAACAGCTTCACCAACCAGGTGCTCGCGCAGATGGAAATCTTCCAGCACGGCGAACAGTACGGCAAGCAGGTCTATGTGCTGCCGAAGCACCTGGACGAAAAGGTCGCCCGCCTGCACCTGGAACGCATCGGCGCGAACCTGACCGTGCTGTCGGACGAGCAGGCTGCCTATATCGGTGTGGACAAGAGCGGCCCGTACAAGCCGGCTCACTACCGCTACTGA
- the fabD gene encoding ACP S-malonyltransferase: protein MAFAFVFPGQGSQSLKMMDGFAGHPVVRTTFDEAGDALGLDLWAMLQAESAEAINQTVNTQPLMLAAGVAIWRAWLAAGGQRPAAVAGHSLGEYSALVAAGSLAFADAVRLVRLRAEAMQGAVPEGSGAMAAILGLDDADVVAACAEAAQGQVVEAVNFNSPGQLVIAGDKAAVERACAACKDKGAKRALLLPVSVPSHCALMAPAAERLAAALADIAIAAPAIRVLHNVDVASHDDADGIRTALTLQLYKPVRWTDTVRALAEAGLVLQAECGPGKVLTGLGKRIDARVKTLALTDGAALDAALAELA, encoded by the coding sequence ATGGCCTTCGCGTTTGTCTTTCCCGGACAGGGCTCGCAGAGCCTGAAAATGATGGACGGCTTTGCCGGCCATCCCGTTGTGCGTACCACTTTCGACGAGGCGGGCGATGCGCTCGGACTCGATCTGTGGGCGATGCTGCAGGCCGAATCGGCCGAAGCGATCAACCAGACCGTCAATACCCAGCCGCTGATGCTGGCGGCCGGTGTCGCCATCTGGCGCGCCTGGCTGGCCGCCGGTGGTCAGCGTCCGGCTGCCGTGGCCGGGCACAGCCTTGGCGAATACTCGGCGCTGGTCGCCGCCGGCAGTCTGGCCTTTGCCGACGCGGTGCGCCTGGTGCGTCTGCGCGCCGAAGCCATGCAGGGCGCCGTGCCGGAAGGCAGCGGCGCCATGGCGGCCATTCTCGGCCTGGATGACGCTGACGTGGTGGCGGCCTGCGCGGAGGCCGCGCAGGGGCAGGTGGTCGAGGCGGTCAACTTCAACTCGCCGGGCCAGCTGGTGATTGCCGGCGACAAGGCGGCAGTCGAGCGCGCCTGCGCCGCGTGCAAGGACAAGGGCGCGAAGCGCGCGCTGCTGCTGCCGGTATCGGTGCCGTCGCACTGTGCGCTGATGGCGCCGGCCGCAGAGCGGCTGGCCGCGGCGCTGGCCGACATCGCCATCGCGGCGCCGGCAATCCGCGTGCTGCACAATGTCGACGTCGCCAGCCATGACGACGCCGACGGCATCCGCACCGCACTGACTCTTCAGCTGTACAAGCCGGTGCGCTGGACCGATACCGTGCGTGCGCTGGCCGAAGCCGGTCTGGTGCTGCAGGCCGAGTGCGGTCCGGGCAAGGTGCTGACCGGTCTGGGCAAGCGCATCGATGCACGGGTGAAGACGCTGGCGCTGACCGACGGCGCTGCGCTGGACGCCGCCCTGGCCGAACTGGCCTGA
- the fabF gene encoding beta-ketoacyl-ACP synthase II: MARRRVVITGLGHVSPLGNDVATGWANLVAGRSGITRITRFDASDMACQIAGEVKDFNISDYITPKDARRMDVFIHYGIAAAFQAVADAGIEDIPDLDRTRVGVNIGSGIGGLPLIEETGVALMEGGPRKIGPFFIPGSLVNLIAGHVSIIKGFQGPSYGIVSACTTGAHCIGDASRLIQYGDADIMVAGGAEGAITRLGIGGFAAMKALSTRNDDPATASRPWDTGRDGFVMGEGAGVIVLEEYEHAVRRGAKIYAELKGFGMSSDAHHITAPSAEGPARGVKNALKDAGLNPDEVDYVNAHGTSTPLGDANETEALKLAFGDHASKLAVNSTKSMTGHLLGGAGGVEAVYSILALHNQIAPPTINLFEQDYEHGCDLDYVPNVARDMKIDVAISNSFGFGGTNGTLVFGKV; the protein is encoded by the coding sequence TTGGCTCGACGCAGAGTAGTCATCACCGGTCTGGGACATGTCAGTCCGCTCGGTAACGACGTCGCGACCGGCTGGGCCAACCTCGTGGCCGGCCGTTCGGGCATCACCCGCATCACGCGCTTCGACGCCAGCGACATGGCATGCCAGATCGCCGGCGAGGTGAAGGATTTCAACATCAGCGACTACATCACGCCGAAAGACGCGCGCCGCATGGATGTGTTCATCCATTACGGCATCGCCGCCGCTTTCCAGGCTGTCGCTGATGCCGGAATTGAAGACATCCCGGACCTCGACCGCACGCGCGTCGGGGTCAATATCGGTTCCGGCATCGGCGGCCTGCCGCTGATCGAGGAAACCGGTGTCGCACTGATGGAAGGCGGTCCGCGCAAGATCGGCCCGTTCTTCATTCCCGGCTCGCTGGTCAACCTGATTGCCGGCCACGTGTCGATCATCAAGGGTTTCCAGGGACCGTCATACGGCATCGTCTCCGCCTGCACGACCGGCGCTCACTGCATCGGTGATGCCTCGCGGCTGATCCAGTACGGCGACGCCGACATCATGGTGGCCGGTGGTGCCGAAGGGGCGATCACCCGCCTGGGCATCGGCGGCTTTGCCGCCATGAAGGCGCTGTCGACCCGCAACGACGACCCGGCGACCGCCTCGCGGCCGTGGGATACCGGCCGTGACGGTTTCGTCATGGGCGAGGGCGCCGGTGTCATCGTGCTGGAAGAGTACGAGCACGCAGTGCGCCGCGGCGCAAAGATCTATGCCGAGCTGAAGGGCTTCGGCATGAGCTCGGACGCGCATCACATCACCGCGCCGAGCGCCGAGGGCCCGGCCCGTGGCGTGAAGAACGCGCTGAAAGATGCCGGCCTGAACCCGGACGAAGTCGATTACGTGAACGCGCACGGCACGTCGACCCCGCTGGGGGATGCCAATGAAACCGAGGCGCTGAAGCTGGCGTTCGGCGATCACGCAAGCAAACTGGCCGTCAACTCGACCAAGTCGATGACCGGCCACCTGCTGGGTGGCGCCGGTGGCGTCGAGGCGGTGTATTCGATCCTGGCGCTGCATAACCAGATCGCCCCGCCGACCATCAACCTGTTCGAGCAGGATTACGAACACGGCTGCGACCTCGACTACGTGCCCAATGTCGCGCGCGACATGAAGATCGACGTGGCAATTTCGAACTCGTTCGGTTTTGGCGGCACCAACGGTACGCTGGTCTTCGGCAAAGTCTGA
- the rpmF gene encoding 50S ribosomal protein L32, producing the protein MAVQQNKKSPSKRGMHRAHDFLTAPNTAIEPSTGEVHLRHHISPNGFYRGRKVVKTKGE; encoded by the coding sequence ATGGCTGTCCAACAGAACAAAAAATCCCCGTCCAAGCGCGGCATGCATCGCGCCCACGATTTCCTGACCGCGCCGAACACCGCGATCGAACCGTCGACCGGCGAAGTGCACCTGCGTCACCACATCAGCCCGAACGGCTTCTACCGTGGTCGCAAAGTGGTGAAGACCAAGGGCGAGTGA
- a CDS encoding AzlC family ABC transporter permease: MTSKRSEFLAGARTLMPLLLGVWPFGMIYGVLALESGLTAWQAQAMSALVFAGSSQIVLSQMLASQAPLAVIFVTIAIVNLRHVLYSASLAPGLRTLGPGWKALLAYLLTDEAYAVTVNRMNAARSSPHRHWFLFGAGLTLWTAWQLSTLAGLALGSEIPPEWGLDFAIPLTFIALVVPAAHDRADWTAVIIAGIAAVTLYALPFKLALIVATLLGIVGGVWMTRRAAR, from the coding sequence ATGACATCGAAACGAAGCGAGTTCCTTGCCGGCGCCAGGACGCTCATGCCCTTGTTGCTGGGCGTCTGGCCATTCGGCATGATCTATGGCGTGCTGGCGCTGGAGTCCGGTCTGACTGCCTGGCAGGCACAGGCAATGAGCGCCCTGGTCTTTGCCGGCAGCTCGCAGATCGTCCTCAGCCAGATGCTGGCCAGCCAGGCGCCGCTGGCGGTGATCTTCGTCACCATCGCCATCGTCAACCTGCGCCATGTGCTGTACAGCGCCTCGCTGGCGCCCGGCCTGCGCACGCTCGGCCCCGGCTGGAAGGCGCTGCTCGCCTATCTGCTGACGGATGAAGCCTACGCGGTCACCGTCAACCGCATGAATGCCGCCCGGTCGTCACCACACCGGCACTGGTTCCTGTTCGGTGCCGGGCTGACGCTGTGGACCGCCTGGCAGTTGTCGACGCTGGCCGGACTGGCGCTGGGCAGCGAAATCCCGCCCGAATGGGGGCTGGACTTTGCCATCCCGCTGACCTTTATCGCGCTGGTGGTCCCGGCCGCGCACGACCGTGCCGACTGGACCGCCGTCATCATCGCCGGCATTGCCGCCGTCACGCTGTATGCCCTGCCGTTCAAGCTGGCGCTGATCGTCGCCACGCTGCTCGGCATTGTCGGCGGGGTCTGGATGACACGGAGGGCGGCGCGATGA
- the acpP gene encoding acyl carrier protein produces the protein MENIEQRVKKIVAEQLGVNEAEVKNDSSFVDDLGADSLDTVELVMALEEEFECEIPDEDAEKITTVQQAIDYVSAHLPK, from the coding sequence ATGGAAAACATCGAACAGCGTGTCAAGAAAATCGTCGCTGAACAACTCGGCGTTAACGAAGCCGAAGTGAAGAACGATTCCTCGTTCGTTGACGATCTGGGCGCTGACTCGCTCGACACGGTGGAACTGGTGATGGCACTCGAAGAAGAATTCGAATGCGAGATCCCGGACGAAGACGCCGAAAAGATCACGACGGTTCAGCAAGCCATCGATTACGTGTCGGCACACCTGCCCAAGTAA
- a CDS encoding LysR substrate-binding domain-containing protein: MKKWGPRAGHLPTLNHLLAFETAARLGSFRAAADALHVTQGAVAQQVRALEAELGRPLFHRLPRGLALTDCGDEYASRTRFALEILEAATREFTAGPDRHPPGQVLVSTTPSIASRWLIPRLERISAAVPAGSVVIDASDQLRPLHGDGRVDIAIRWGTPPFAEGTARFLLPGRAILVCAPALAGHADWQNADDLAGIPLISDTHRHWSRWFARHGRADMPVTGPSFSQTLHAIEAAERGLGVAIVPAPLVDSALRDGRLVRVLGEQYALDSDAGFYLLTADPPGSGVMAVADRLLAEAAAPSQA, encoded by the coding sequence ATGAAAAAATGGGGTCCCCGCGCCGGCCACCTGCCGACACTGAATCACCTGCTCGCCTTCGAGACCGCCGCGCGGCTGGGCAGCTTCCGTGCCGCCGCCGATGCGCTGCACGTCACCCAGGGCGCGGTCGCCCAGCAGGTGCGGGCACTGGAAGCCGAGCTCGGCCGCCCGCTGTTCCACCGCCTGCCGCGCGGTCTCGCGTTGACCGACTGCGGCGACGAGTACGCGAGCCGGACCCGCTTCGCGCTGGAAATCCTCGAAGCCGCCACACGCGAATTCACCGCCGGCCCCGACCGGCACCCGCCCGGACAGGTTCTGGTCAGCACCACGCCGTCGATCGCCAGCCGCTGGCTGATCCCGCGCCTGGAGCGCATTTCGGCCGCCGTGCCGGCCGGCAGCGTGGTCATCGACGCCTCGGACCAGCTGCGGCCGCTGCACGGCGACGGCCGGGTCGATATCGCCATCCGCTGGGGCACACCGCCCTTTGCCGAGGGCACGGCCCGCTTCCTGCTGCCCGGCCGGGCCATTCTGGTTTGCGCACCGGCACTGGCCGGCCATGCCGACTGGCAAAACGCAGACGATCTGGCCGGCATCCCGCTGATCTCCGACACGCACCGGCACTGGTCGCGCTGGTTCGCCCGCCACGGCCGGGCCGACATGCCCGTCACCGGCCCGAGCTTTTCCCAGACCCTGCACGCCATCGAGGCAGCCGAACGCGGCCTCGGCGTCGCCATCGTGCCGGCACCACTGGTCGACAGCGCGCTGCGCGATGGCCGGCTGGTGCGGGTACTGGGCGAGCAGTACGCACTGGACAGCGACGCCGGCTTCTATCTGCTGACCGCCGATCCGCCCGGCAGCGGCGTCATGGCGGTTGCAGACCGGCTGCTGGCCGAAGCCGCAGCGCCCTCGCAGGCATGA
- a CDS encoding SIMPL domain-containing protein (The SIMPL domain is named for its presence in mouse protein SIMPL (signalling molecule that associates with mouse pelle-like kinase). Bacterial member BP26, from Brucella, was shown to assemble into a channel-like structure, while YggE from E. coli has been associated with resistance to oxidative stress.) — protein sequence MRRLLPVLLLSAFTVPALAAEPARGPLVSLTTSAQRLVANDVAQATLYVETSGSDAGKVAAHLDQVTDAALKTAKRHDKVKVESGNRNSWPLYDKNNKQTGWRGRAELRLESRDVAALSKLISALSPELQFAGLSFSVSPQARDSAENALIPEALTAFKARAEIAARALGYRNYRVVEVSLNSGGGFRPVAYRAKAMSAAVMADAAGPEMASGESELTVSAQGQIELLP from the coding sequence ATGCGACGCTTGCTGCCCGTCTTGCTGCTTTCCGCCTTCACCGTACCGGCCCTGGCCGCAGAACCGGCCAGGGGGCCGCTCGTCAGCCTGACCACCAGTGCCCAGCGCCTGGTGGCCAACGATGTCGCCCAGGCCACCCTGTATGTCGAAACCTCGGGCAGCGATGCCGGCAAGGTCGCCGCCCACCTCGACCAGGTAACCGACGCCGCACTGAAAACCGCCAAGCGCCACGACAAGGTCAAGGTCGAGAGCGGCAACCGCAACAGCTGGCCGCTCTATGACAAGAACAACAAGCAGACCGGCTGGCGCGGCCGTGCCGAGTTGCGGCTGGAAAGCCGTGACGTCGCGGCGCTGTCGAAGCTGATTTCGGCCCTGTCGCCGGAACTGCAGTTCGCCGGTCTGAGCTTCTCGGTCTCGCCGCAGGCACGTGACAGCGCCGAAAATGCCCTGATTCCGGAAGCGCTGACCGCCTTCAAGGCCAGGGCCGAGATTGCCGCCCGGGCACTGGGCTATCGCAACTACCGCGTGGTCGAAGTCAGCCTGAACAGTGGCGGCGGCTTCCGCCCGGTCGCCTATCGCGCCAAGGCGATGTCGGCCGCCGTCATGGCGGATGCGGCCGGCCCGGAGATGGCCAGCGGCGAAAGCGAGCTGACCGTCAGCGCCCAGGGCCAGATCGAATTGCTGCCGTAA
- a CDS encoding beta-ketoacyl-ACP synthase III, giving the protein MRYARILGTGGYLPDTVLTNADLAARVDTTDEWIVSRTGIRERHLIAPEQATSDLALEASRRAIASAGIEASELDMIIVATTTPDMIFPGTAVILQEKLGLPGIPAFDVQAVCAGFMFAFATANAYIRAGMARKVLVVGAEAMTRLLDWSDRRTCVLFGDGAGAVVLGASDEAGVLATRLHSDGRYKDILKVPAHPEQGALIGNAYVHMDGQAVFKFAVKALSELAVQTLAEAGKAKEDLDWLVPHQANLRIIESTAKHLHMSMDKVVVTLPGQANTSAASVPLALDTAIRDGRIQRGQLLLLEGIGGGFAWGSALVQY; this is encoded by the coding sequence ATGCGCTACGCCCGGATTCTCGGCACTGGCGGCTACCTGCCCGATACGGTATTGACCAATGCCGATCTCGCCGCCCGCGTCGACACCACTGACGAGTGGATCGTCTCCCGTACCGGCATTCGTGAACGGCATCTGATCGCCCCGGAACAGGCCACCAGTGACCTGGCGCTGGAAGCGTCGCGTCGCGCGATTGCGTCGGCCGGCATCGAGGCGTCCGAACTGGACATGATCATTGTCGCTACCACCACGCCGGACATGATTTTCCCCGGCACGGCGGTGATCCTGCAGGAAAAGCTTGGTCTGCCGGGTATCCCGGCATTCGACGTGCAGGCCGTGTGCGCCGGCTTCATGTTCGCGTTCGCCACTGCGAATGCGTACATCCGTGCCGGCATGGCGCGCAAGGTGCTGGTGGTTGGCGCCGAGGCGATGACCCGGCTGCTCGACTGGAGCGATCGCCGCACCTGTGTGCTGTTCGGTGACGGTGCCGGTGCCGTGGTGCTTGGTGCCTCCGACGAGGCCGGTGTGCTGGCGACCCGTCTGCATTCCGATGGCCGCTACAAGGACATCCTGAAAGTGCCGGCGCATCCGGAGCAGGGGGCCCTGATCGGCAATGCCTACGTGCACATGGATGGCCAGGCAGTGTTCAAGTTCGCCGTCAAGGCGCTGTCCGAACTGGCGGTGCAGACGCTGGCCGAGGCCGGAAAGGCCAAGGAAGACCTCGACTGGCTGGTGCCGCACCAGGCCAACCTGCGCATCATCGAGTCCACCGCCAAGCACTTGCACATGAGCATGGACAAGGTCGTGGTCACGCTGCCGGGGCAGGCGAACACGTCGGCCGCTTCGGTACCGCTGGCACTGGACACGGCGATCCGTGACGGCCGCATCCAGCGCGGCCAGCTGCTGCTGCTGGAAGGCATCGGCGGCGGCTTTGCCTGGGGCTCGGCCCTGGTGCAGTACTGA
- a CDS encoding AzlD domain-containing protein, which produces MNMLLLFAALGAITFLLRLSFIGLLGQRRIPPALQIALRFVPLAILTAITVPEIVMQDGRLITSLAEPKLVAGVVAVLVAARTRKILPTLAAGMATLWLARWVLQSVS; this is translated from the coding sequence ATGAACATGTTGCTGCTGTTCGCCGCCCTGGGGGCCATCACCTTCCTGCTGCGCCTGTCGTTTATCGGTCTGCTCGGCCAGCGCAGGATTCCGCCGGCGCTGCAGATTGCGCTGCGCTTCGTCCCGCTGGCCATCCTGACTGCCATCACCGTGCCGGAAATCGTCATGCAGGACGGCCGGCTGATCACCTCGCTGGCCGAACCGAAACTGGTCGCCGGCGTGGTGGCCGTACTGGTCGCCGCCAGAACGCGCAAGATCCTGCCGACGCTGGCCGCCGGCATGGCCACGCTGTGGCTGGCGCGCTGGGTGTTGCAATCCGTTTCCTGA